A window from Vulcanimicrobium alpinum encodes these proteins:
- a CDS encoding lytic transglycosylase domain-containing protein, with the protein MHRPLTLRSAAAMFVIAAAALTAVPAAAQTPLSSEATYAVVLRTLNPKLPVETARAYARSVMANAWRTHLDPRFIMSIVTVESRWRSNAVSRVGARGLGQLMPQTAANLGVDAWSPGDNLHGTSSYLKKLLDHFAGKKNAVTLAIAGYNAGPKAVERYHGVPPYSETQNYVVRVLRVWKTLNARIGNAFAPAPEAIAAKTPDERQWVTTSESALSPAVVAPALAPAAPAAATTGAGAADAAGPGSVQPIK; encoded by the coding sequence ATGCACCGGCCCCTTACGCTGCGTTCCGCAGCGGCAATGTTCGTCATTGCTGCGGCGGCGCTCACCGCCGTTCCGGCCGCCGCCCAGACGCCGCTTTCCAGCGAAGCGACGTACGCCGTCGTCCTGCGCACGCTCAATCCGAAACTTCCCGTCGAGACAGCGCGCGCGTACGCGCGCTCGGTGATGGCCAACGCGTGGCGGACCCATTTGGATCCTCGCTTCATCATGTCGATCGTCACGGTGGAATCGCGGTGGCGATCCAACGCCGTCTCGCGCGTCGGCGCGCGCGGCCTTGGCCAACTGATGCCGCAGACCGCCGCCAACCTCGGCGTCGATGCGTGGAGCCCCGGCGACAACCTGCACGGCACGTCGAGCTATCTCAAGAAACTGCTCGATCATTTCGCAGGGAAGAAAAACGCCGTCACGCTTGCGATCGCGGGTTACAACGCGGGACCCAAGGCCGTCGAACGCTATCACGGCGTTCCGCCGTACAGCGAGACGCAGAACTACGTCGTGCGCGTGCTGCGCGTGTGGAAAACGCTCAACGCGCGCATCGGCAACGCGTTCGCGCCGGCGCCCGAAGCGATCGCCGCAAAGACGCCCGACGAGCGCCAATGGGTGACCACCAGCGAGAGCGCGCTTTCGCCGGCCGTCGTTGCGCCTGCGCTAGCGCCCGCGGCGCCTGCTGCGGCGACGACCGGCGCCGGCGCGGCCGACGCCGCCGGCCCAGGCTCGGTTCAGCCCATCAAGTAA
- a CDS encoding NADP-dependent oxidoreductase, with translation MRTADAFRPSMRACAIDAFGGPEKLLVRDVPVPSIDPHEILVRVDTAGIGPWDVKARRGAWADGSERFPLILGADGSGTIAAVGADVHVFQVGDAVYGFLAGERKGGFYAEFVAISAEHVAPIPAGLDFREAGGLPVAGITALAGIDDALGVRSGQTVLVHGATGGVGSAAVQFAQRRGARVIATARGAEGVHLLDRLDVDLAIDVLHEDIVGSVRRVSPGGVDALLALAGGHALERALDVLRQGGRAAYPNGVTFVRRDGIDACAFDGVPSPTAFARLAATVEAGDFEMPIAGTFALENAEEAHRRLERGRVHGKIILAVAGVEDAIANVA, from the coding sequence GTGAGGACCGCAGACGCCTTTCGGCCGTCGATGCGCGCATGCGCGATCGACGCCTTCGGCGGCCCCGAGAAACTCCTCGTTCGCGACGTCCCGGTGCCGTCGATCGACCCGCACGAAATACTCGTGCGCGTCGACACCGCCGGGATCGGTCCGTGGGACGTGAAGGCGCGCCGCGGCGCGTGGGCCGACGGCAGCGAACGGTTCCCTCTCATCCTCGGCGCCGACGGCTCGGGAACGATCGCCGCCGTCGGAGCGGACGTCCACGTATTCCAAGTCGGCGACGCGGTCTACGGCTTCCTGGCAGGCGAGCGCAAGGGCGGATTTTACGCCGAATTCGTGGCGATCTCGGCGGAGCACGTCGCGCCCATCCCGGCCGGGCTCGACTTTCGCGAAGCCGGCGGCCTGCCGGTCGCGGGGATCACCGCGCTGGCGGGGATCGACGACGCGCTCGGAGTCCGCAGCGGACAGACCGTACTCGTCCACGGGGCGACCGGCGGCGTCGGCTCGGCGGCCGTGCAGTTCGCACAGCGCCGGGGAGCCCGCGTGATCGCGACCGCACGCGGCGCGGAGGGCGTGCACCTCCTCGATCGATTGGACGTCGATCTCGCGATCGACGTCCTGCACGAAGACATCGTCGGCTCGGTGCGTCGCGTCAGCCCCGGCGGCGTCGATGCCTTGCTGGCCCTCGCCGGCGGACACGCCCTCGAACGCGCGCTCGATGTGCTGCGCCAGGGCGGCCGCGCGGCCTATCCCAACGGCGTCACGTTCGTCCGGCGCGACGGGATCGACGCGTGCGCCTTCGACGGCGTCCCGAGCCCGACGGCGTTCGCCCGGCTGGCCGCTACCGTCGAAGCCGGCGACTTCGAGATGCCGATCGCGGGGACGTTCGCGCTAGAGAACGCCGAGGAGGCGCACCGGCGGCTCGAACGCGGACGCGTCCACGGCAAGATCATCCTCGCCGTCGCCGGCGTCGAGGACGCGATCGCGAACGTCGCCTAG